A window of the Streptomyces griseochromogenes genome harbors these coding sequences:
- a CDS encoding effector-associated constant component EACC1 yields MTLIEVRVHGVADPETELRSLLRWLTADEEVGPAVRGTLAGSEPARPDHLGTLIDLVSLVVSGALSGSQLALAIDQWRAHRRGAPKVTLRRGQLEIEVDGRDAETLRRVTELLENEERSGDGGTA; encoded by the coding sequence GTGACGCTGATCGAGGTCCGGGTGCACGGCGTCGCCGACCCGGAAACGGAACTCCGCTCGCTGCTGCGGTGGTTGACGGCGGACGAAGAGGTCGGTCCCGCGGTACGCGGCACGCTCGCCGGTTCCGAACCCGCGCGCCCCGATCACCTGGGCACGCTCATCGACCTCGTATCGCTGGTGGTGAGCGGTGCGCTCTCCGGATCCCAACTGGCCCTCGCCATCGACCAGTGGCGGGCGCACCGGCGGGGCGCGCCGAAGGTGACTCTGCGCAGGGGACAGCTGGAGATCGAGGTCGACGGGCGCGACGCCGAGACGCTGCGCCGCGTCACCGAGCTGCTGGAGA
- a CDS encoding serine/threonine-protein kinase, with amino-acid sequence MADLRMIGDRYEVQRPLGAGGMGQVYEARDLVLDRRVAVKVLVRGSADAAFPERFMREARALARISHPNAVVVHDVALHEQVPYLVMELLEGVDLARLMSIRGALPPDLVRAVAFGMCSGLAAVHNAGMLHRDVKPSNVHLTREGRVVLQDFGIAHLLDTTQTSLTATNAVIGTPLYMAPEVIRGDRVGPQSDLYALGACMYEMLAGRRAFDGDSPLTIIFRVVQEAAAPLHDIPGVPADLAELVAGLMAKDPARRPSAAVVRDLLRVPADATELVAEAVTGELRERAVRDFGPDRPATPDRIVPAAEPTAEAVPQSAPPSSSTSAAVESRRVRHNDGELSLSSGTLSQIRRGISPAVAEARQREAVSLVLRGSLDEAVELLGMVADVCRASFGPDHPTTLTCHYWQGVCLARLGAGGAAVAKFAEVTAAVTPVLTEQERGDL; translated from the coding sequence ATGGCCGACTTACGCATGATCGGCGACCGGTACGAGGTGCAGCGACCGCTCGGCGCCGGCGGCATGGGCCAGGTCTACGAGGCCAGGGACCTTGTGCTGGACCGTCGTGTGGCGGTCAAGGTGCTGGTCAGGGGGTCGGCCGACGCGGCCTTCCCGGAGCGGTTCATGCGCGAGGCCCGGGCGCTGGCGCGGATCAGCCACCCCAACGCCGTCGTGGTCCATGACGTCGCCCTGCACGAGCAGGTGCCCTACCTGGTCATGGAGCTGCTGGAGGGTGTGGACCTGGCGCGTCTGATGTCGATCCGCGGCGCGCTGCCCCCCGACCTGGTGCGGGCGGTGGCCTTTGGCATGTGCTCGGGCCTGGCCGCCGTGCACAACGCGGGCATGCTGCACCGGGACGTGAAGCCGAGCAATGTCCACCTCACCCGCGAGGGCCGGGTCGTCCTGCAGGACTTCGGCATCGCCCACCTCCTGGACACCACCCAGACCAGCCTCACCGCGACCAACGCGGTGATCGGCACCCCGCTCTACATGGCGCCCGAGGTCATCCGCGGCGACCGCGTCGGACCGCAGTCGGACCTCTACGCCCTCGGCGCCTGCATGTACGAAATGCTCGCGGGCAGGCGGGCCTTCGACGGCGACTCACCACTGACGATCATCTTCCGGGTCGTACAGGAGGCCGCTGCGCCCCTGCACGACATCCCCGGAGTCCCAGCCGACCTCGCCGAGCTGGTCGCAGGCCTCATGGCCAAGGATCCCGCCCGCCGGCCCTCCGCCGCCGTGGTGCGGGACCTGCTGCGCGTGCCGGCGGACGCCACGGAACTGGTCGCCGAGGCGGTCACCGGCGAGCTGCGGGAGCGGGCGGTGCGCGACTTCGGCCCGGACCGCCCTGCCACGCCCGACCGGATCGTGCCCGCCGCCGAGCCGACCGCGGAGGCGGTGCCGCAGTCCGCTCCGCCGTCTTCGTCGACCTCTGCGGCGGTCGAGAGCCGTCGCGTACGGCACAACGACGGCGAACTGTCCCTGAGCAGCGGCACGCTCAGCCAGATCCGGCGCGGCATCTCACCCGCGGTGGCGGAGGCCCGCCAGCGTGAGGCCGTCAGCCTGGTCCTGCGCGGCTCCCTGGACGAGGCCGTGGAACTCCTGGGCATGGTGGCGGACGTCTGCCGTGCCTCTTTCGGACCCGACCATCCGACCACGCTGACCTGTCACTACTGGCAGGGAGTCTGTCTCGCCCGGCTGGGAGCCGGCGGAGCGGCCGTGGCCAAGTTCGCCGAAGTCACGGCGGCCGTGACACCCGTTCTCACGGAGCAGGAAAGAGGGGATCTGTGA
- a CDS encoding RelA/SpoT family protein, translating to MPDEAQPLTAAKPEPGSAPAAKPAPNASHAKNDTRGTVEHAQSAAPVEKAAEAARPKPSPTQDSARAGGPPSPVRPAAGQPARSGSSNRVRARLARLGVQRANPYNPVLEPLLRIVRSNDPKIENSTLRQIERAYQVAERWHRGQKRKSGDPYITHPLAVTTILAELGMDPATLMAGLLHDTVEDTEYGLDDLRRDFGDVVALLVDGVTKLDKVKFGEAAQAETVRKMVVAMAKDPRVLVIKLADRLHNMRTMRYLKREKQEKKARETLEIYAPLAHRLGMNTIKWELEDLAFAILYPKMYDEIVRLVAERAPKRDEYLAIVTDEVQADLRAARIKATVTGRPKHYYSVYQKMIVRGRDFAEIYDLVGIRVLVDTVRDCYAALGTVHARWNPVPGRFKDYIAMPKFNMYQSLHTTVIGPNGKPVELQIRTFDMHRRAEYGIAAHWKYKQEAVAGASKVRTDVPKAGKGKDDHLNDMAWLRQLLDWQKETEDPGEFLESLRFDLSRNEVFVFTPKGDVIALPAGATPVDFAYAVHTEVGHRTIGARVNGRLVPLESTLDNGDLVEVFTSKAPGAGPSRDWLGFVKSPRARNKIRAWFSKERRDEAIEQGKDAIVRAMRKQNLPIQRILTGDSLVTLAHEMRYPDISALYAAIGEGHVSAQHVVQKLVAALGGEEAATEEIDESVPPTRTRGRKRRSSADPGVVVKGVDDVWVKLARCCTPVPGDPIIGFVTRGSGVSVHRSDCVNVESLSREPERILDVEWAPTQSSVFLVAIQVEALDRSRLLSDVTRVLSDQHVNILSAAVQTSRDRVATSRFTFEMGDPKHLGHVLKAVRGVEGVYDVYRVTSARQR from the coding sequence TTGCCAGACGAGGCCCAGCCACTGACCGCCGCCAAGCCCGAGCCCGGCTCGGCGCCCGCGGCCAAGCCCGCGCCGAACGCGTCCCACGCGAAGAACGACACCCGCGGGACGGTCGAGCACGCCCAGTCCGCCGCGCCCGTCGAGAAGGCTGCCGAGGCCGCTCGCCCCAAACCGTCCCCCACGCAGGACTCCGCTCGGGCGGGGGGACCCCCCTCGCCCGTGCGCCCGGCCGCCGGCCAGCCCGCCCGCTCCGGCTCCTCCAACCGCGTCCGTGCCCGTCTCGCCCGCCTCGGCGTGCAGCGCGCGAACCCGTACAACCCCGTGCTGGAGCCGTTGCTGCGGATAGTGCGCAGCAACGACCCGAAGATCGAGAACTCGACGCTGCGGCAGATCGAGCGCGCCTACCAGGTCGCCGAGCGCTGGCACCGCGGCCAGAAGCGCAAGAGCGGCGATCCGTACATCACGCACCCCCTCGCCGTCACCACCATCCTCGCCGAGCTGGGCATGGACCCGGCCACCCTCATGGCCGGGCTGCTGCACGACACGGTCGAGGACACCGAGTACGGCCTCGACGACCTGCGCCGCGACTTCGGCGACGTCGTCGCTCTGCTCGTGGACGGCGTCACCAAGCTGGACAAGGTCAAGTTCGGTGAGGCCGCGCAGGCGGAGACCGTGCGCAAGATGGTCGTGGCGATGGCCAAGGACCCCCGCGTCCTGGTGATCAAGCTCGCCGACCGGCTGCACAACATGCGCACCATGCGCTACCTCAAGCGCGAGAAGCAGGAGAAGAAGGCGCGCGAGACGCTGGAGATCTACGCGCCGCTGGCCCACCGGCTGGGCATGAACACCATCAAGTGGGAGCTGGAGGACCTCGCGTTCGCGATCCTCTACCCGAAGATGTACGACGAGATCGTGCGGCTGGTGGCCGAGCGGGCGCCGAAGCGGGACGAGTACCTCGCCATAGTGACCGACGAGGTCCAGGCCGACCTCCGCGCCGCACGGATCAAGGCGACCGTCACCGGCCGCCCGAAGCACTACTACAGCGTCTACCAGAAGATGATCGTCCGCGGTCGCGACTTCGCGGAGATCTACGACCTGGTGGGCATTCGTGTACTGGTCGACACCGTCAGGGACTGCTACGCGGCCCTCGGCACCGTGCACGCGCGATGGAACCCGGTCCCCGGCCGGTTCAAGGACTACATCGCGATGCCCAAGTTCAACATGTACCAGTCGCTGCACACGACGGTCATCGGACCGAACGGCAAGCCCGTCGAGCTGCAGATCCGCACGTTCGACATGCACCGGCGCGCGGAGTACGGCATCGCCGCGCACTGGAAGTACAAGCAGGAGGCCGTCGCCGGCGCCTCCAAGGTGCGCACCGACGTGCCCAAGGCCGGCAAGGGCAAGGACGACCACCTCAACGACATGGCGTGGCTGCGCCAGTTGCTCGACTGGCAGAAGGAGACCGAGGACCCGGGCGAGTTCCTGGAGTCCCTGCGCTTCGACCTGTCGCGCAACGAGGTCTTCGTCTTCACGCCCAAGGGCGACGTCATCGCGCTCCCGGCCGGCGCCACGCCCGTCGACTTCGCCTACGCCGTCCACACCGAAGTCGGCCACCGCACCATAGGAGCGCGGGTCAACGGCAGGCTCGTACCGCTCGAATCCACCCTGGACAACGGCGACCTGGTGGAGGTCTTCACCTCCAAGGCGCCCGGCGCCGGTCCGTCCCGCGACTGGCTCGGCTTCGTCAAGTCGCCGCGGGCCCGCAACAAGATCCGGGCCTGGTTCTCCAAGGAGCGCCGCGACGAGGCGATCGAGCAGGGCAAGGACGCCATCGTCCGCGCCATGCGCAAGCAGAACCTGCCGATCCAGCGCATCCTCACCGGGGACTCGCTCGTCACGCTCGCGCACGAGATGCGCTACCCGGACATCTCCGCGCTCTACGCGGCGATCGGCGAGGGCCATGTCTCCGCGCAGCACGTCGTACAGAAGCTCGTCGCCGCGCTCGGCGGCGAGGAGGCCGCCACCGAGGAGATCGACGAGTCCGTCCCGCCGACGCGCACCCGCGGCCGCAAGCGCCGCTCCAGCGCCGACCCGGGCGTGGTCGTCAAGGGCGTGGACGACGTGTGGGTCAAGCTCGCGCGCTGCTGCACCCCCGTGCCCGGCGACCCGATCATCGGCTTCGTCACACGCGGTAGCGGTGTATCGGTTCACCGTAGCGACTGTGTCAACGTGGAGTCACTGTCCCGCGAGCCGGAGCGCATCCTCGACGTCGAGTGGGCGCCCACCCAGTCCTCGGTCTTCCTGGTCGCCATCCAGGTCGAGGCCCTGGACCGCTCCCGCCTGCTGTCGGACGTCACCCGCGTGCTGTCCGACCAGCACGTCAACATCCTCTCCGCGGCCGTCCAGACCTCCCGCGACCGCGTGGCCACCTCACGCTTCACCTTCGAGATGGGCGACCCCAAGCACCTCGGCCACGTCCTGAAGGCCGTACGGGGCGTGGAGGGCGTGTACGACGTGTATCGCGTGACGTCGGCCCGGCAGCGCTAG